Part of the Vigna radiata var. radiata cultivar VC1973A chromosome 11, Vradiata_ver6, whole genome shotgun sequence genome is shown below.
aaaaactagaaaaaaatcacacaattaaataagaaagaatTCATTTATGAATTTCTAAACTATTCTTAAAATGCTAGTTTTTGATGCCATATTTAAAACTTCTAtccactttttttcttataataaatttactacacgcttaatattttatataaaaaagaaaataaggttTTCTTTACTCTTTGAAAGAAACAATTATTGTGTAACATATAACTTTCCcaacaaacataattaaagaaaaaataattatattttaacaatattttcatATCGTTTATGTGTATGTATCATTTCGTAATTGGCTCGTgttgattaatattattaattataaaataattttagaccaatcacgACATACAATAAcacatatgttaaaaaaaaaatataaagattgaTACCTCTATTTTTTACatgtaaaatttgatttgatttgtttaaactataaatattagaaagttatagaaatgaaataagaaaagaaaaataaatttaaaattttaaaacacttttatttttcttttttgagtaTTAAATTGTTGATTATAATCCAACCCACTATTAATTGTGTTGGAAAATGGGTTTGATGAACCCAAAGGCAACCCCACCATGAACTTCCTACCATTTTCCAAAAGAAATGGCTTACTTATGAATGATTACATTTCCTCATTAGGCACCAAAAACAGACAAACCAGTTTTTGTGTCTGCACTCTCACTTCACTACAATACATACACACACCCTTCACTTCTGTCAGAGCCAAGACAATGTGTGAGTTTCAGGCACAAACATTGTTCCATTCTCTCcccctttctctttttctgtcTCAGACAACCAATGGCGCTTTCAAACTTTCAACTTGAAGGAGTTTTCACTTCACCGTCTCTTCTTTCAGCTACCCTTTGCTGCACAAAAGGTTTGTTTCTGCCTCTCTTCTTTCCATGTTTCCTGCATTGGTCCACTTTGTTCACTCACTCCTTCCTTGTTTAAAGctgaattcttttatttttcccttttgttttATGGAAGATCAGCTACTTCATACATACCTCATCGTACCTTcgtctatttttctttttctctttttacttGGTTTTGGAATCTGATATGAGGCCTGCGGTTTTCCTTCTCCCTTGTATTCTGCTAAATTTTTCTCCCACCACTTTCTTGGAACTGAAGTTGACCTCAGATGCCAGTTAGATCTTCAGTTATGTTATTAATATTCAAAGATGTAAACTTTACTCATCATTTGTTCCTATTTTTTCTGCTTGAAAGTTGGAACTTTAACATGTTATGATTTATGAATCCATCATTTGGCTgcatttaaaaggaaaaaatgattATTGGCATTTTTCTTGTGGAATCTGGGATGTCTTAGCGAGGTTGTTTGACTGCATTTGTTACATTACGTTAGTTGTCAGATTGGAGctgattttaaaattacttactTTTTTCCATGTAGTATTTGCTCCAAATTCACTTTATATCCGATGAAAACGCTCAAATTGAACCATTGACTTGTTTGTATTCTATTCTAGATGTTACATCCATAGTTAGTAGTTGCTACATACataagttttgttgttgttccaAAAGCTCTCAGATAAGTTCAAATGTTATGGTCTTAGTTGAAGCAAGGAAAAGCCTGGAGAACCTATAGCTTCAGTTCAAAACATGGTAAGTTGTCTCCAGTAGATTTAGTTGTTTAAGGTTTTTGGATTCGATCTCTAGCAACACGCTCTCCCCGTTTTTCATTTCCTTATCCTCTCTGCATCTCCCCTTGTAAAGCCTATGATGAGCTTCCCCCTGGAAAAATAAAGTGGTTGTAACTAGTGGACAAGTAGTGAAGTTTGTTGTTAATATTAACCAGGGTTCATAGTGTGCATTGAGTCAAGAAATAATAAGGTATAGGTGGTGCTAATGGGTTACATTAAAGTAGTTAGAAGCTCAAACTGACTTTATGTAGTACAAGTATCAGGTATAGTTGGCAATGCATAACTTCTGGATAATGATGGTCTTCCCATTAAGAATCTTTCTCAAACTTAATGTACTGATATTTGTCTAATgctattattatgtttttaaagagAGTCTTGTGGAGGCTTTCAGAGATGAGTGGAAGCTGTTATGGTGTTTCAATATGGAAGATCTCTCTTGCTAATAACTCTTCTGAATTGGTTATGTTGCTGCATTTTATGCTTTTCTTAGTAGAAGTACATTAAATGTCCATGTAATGCTCATAAAACGCAGAAGTCACATCAGATCTATACAATAGACCTTGCAGATTCAGGCACATTTGTTACTGTTAACCCGCAGATTTCCATTTAATCTATTTTGAATTGGTTAGAATGAGTTCTGTTTTATGTATTCCTCaacttaactttaatttattgacCAATATGTTGAAATTGTTCACTTTGAGTTTCTTGTCCTTCGATGTTGGTCAGATTCACCACACTCATACTTGTTCCTGTACATTATCTATACCTCACAGATCCTCTCTTTTCTCCAATTTAACTAAACtttattattcttgttattAACTCATTAATATCATTTGTTTAAAGCGTGTGAATTGGACCACTTTCTAAATGAAAGTAGGAAGAAGATTCACCACCACCTTGTGGACAAGCCTCAGATTAACCAGCTAGAAGACATCTCCAGTTTTTCCTTTAACCCAGAACTATACCTTTTAGGCATTAACACTCTCATAAAGGGAGCCAACAAGAGAATCAGCTCAATGTGGCAGAAGAGAGTATTACTTATATTAGACAAGATGAGATTGAGAATCAATGCATTGGAGAAAAAGTTGGGCATGTGTGGAGATGACTTATAAAACGTTTGTTTCAGCAGTCTTCTCCATAAACACttttagtaaagaaaaaaaggaaaatgggATGAGTTTCTCGGTGAGCTCAGATTAGTTTATGTATTagttaatttgtaaaagttctATCATAAAGCTTTTATGGAGGCAATCACTTAGTTTGTTCTTCTTACCTTTCTTTTCTGAAGTGTTTATGGAAAGTAGTTCTATTGATAGAGGTATAAAGAGACAAAGAAAACGTCCAAGTGAAGAACCATTAGGAAGGATATAAAGGTTAATGGTTTGTCTATAGacattatttcataataatcattatggaatcatttaattcatttacgTGATGCCACTCAGTGGGAAAGAAAAGGCTTTGTTATTGTTGCAATATCCTTTAAATTGGTACTGGTTAACTGATATCTATATATGTCtggaaacacaaacaaatataaatttcatgGTTGCCCCAAATTCCTGATgctaattatttttatccattGTGGTGCATATCTCAATGTTTATCAGTTGAAATCCTAGCTCAATGGTAAAAGCATTATGTCTAGAGTAAAATGATGTGCTTTCAGTTTTGATGTTTTGTCAATAACATGGTCTTtttgtgaaaatgaattttGGTTGATATTTATGTTTATGCAGGTAGGATATAGATATTGACTGCTTTCTGAGTTCACTCCTACAATGAAATCAGGTTTCAAAAATGGTTGGCCCTCTGTTGTGCGTCTTCGTCTTAGAGACAAATCAGTGACCCCCTTCTGCATATTCTCTAAAGTGAAATCAGCCGGCAACATACCAGGGAATACACCTGTCTATCTCAATGTCTATGACTTGACAACAGTAAATGGTTATATGTATTGGGCTGGCCTTGGTATTTTCCACTCTGGTGTTGAAGGTTAGCTGACtgttaaaaccttttcaaataaatccaaaactgtttcattattttagaaaagaatATGTGCCTGGAGTTTTGCTAGATTACAATAAATTGTTACTTGTTCATATTTTGGAGACAACGGGAGATTTGGTACCAATAAGTTGTGAACAAACCTATATAAGAGACTGGAATACCACTTCGGACTTAAAATCTTGAGATAATATATGGATCCTTCTGCTTATATATTAGTCATCTTATTCATTTTTACATAATGTAGGACTTCTAACTCACCTTGAACTCTTAAAGTAACTATGCATGTACATAAAACTTTTCTCTGTGAATATTTGTGGCTTAAGCTTTATTTGGAGAAATAAAGAATATGGTCATGTATTCCCTGAATGCTTTCTAAAATGAAGTTATTATGCTGACAGTTTATGGAGTAGAATATGCATTTGGAGCCCATGACTATCCAACAAGTGGTGTCTTTGAGGTTGAACCTCGGCAGTGTCCTGGCTTTAAGTTTAGGAAGTCCGTATTCATGGGAACTACTAATTTAGATCCCTTCCAGATTAGAGAGTTCATGGAACGTCAGTCTGCAAATTACAATGGTGATACTTATCATTTGATTGTCAAGAATTGCAACCATTTCTGTGAGGATATTTGCTACAAGCTAACAGGAACTTCTATACCAAAATGGGTCAATCGTCTGGCAAGAATAGGTATGTGGCATATTTTTATACTCCAGATTGTGTCAGTTTTTGTTCTGCAAAGCATAAGCATTATTAGAACTGAGTTTTTGTCCTCCTTGCAGGTTCCTTCTGCAACTGCATACTCCCTGATGCTCTTAAAACTTCCACTGTTGAGCATGATCCAAACTTTCAAGGGTGTGATAGTGAGAAAAGAAGACTGAGAACTGCTTTCAGTTGCTTGTCATCAATCTCAATGCCTCATAAGGAAGTTTCAATGTCTTCATTATTTATGCACTCTCACTATAAAGGGTGCCTGCCACCATGGGAGTTAAAGAAGTCTAAAAAGGGAAGACTAAAGCAAAAGTTAGAAGACCAATTCACTTCTCAGTAACTCTTCTCTTTGCTGAATTTTATATACtgttctactttctcatttttattcaaGATGAGACTTAGACTCACATTTGAATTTTCAACATGACTTTCTGGTAACTCATTTACTGGAAAGAAATTATTGTTACTGCTTTCAGTTATCTGTGCAAGTGCACTTCCTCAAGTGCAAAATTTTCTGTTCATATTCATTTTGAATGTTCAAGCTCATGCCTCTTTGttgcttcttttttctttccctttctttatGTGTCTAGTTTTTGCTTGTAATCTTTCTTTGATTGGGAATCTAATCTATGTCAGATATATTGCTTGTCAGCTCAATTTTTCAtaatcaaaagataaaatagattTTTGGGAACAAATTGTAGATATCAAAGGAGAGACATAGAAATATTTAAGTATGAATGTTGTTCTGCAGTTCAACTTAGAGACTTTCACCCAAACAAATAATATTCACAATTTCACACTTCTTGAAGATTGTGATAATCTTGGAGTTAGCTTTTAATACTAATTTACCTAGGAGTTTTCATATATGATCATTAATATGACCattcaaattgaaaatattaaactagtttaaacttttaacctaattagattttgttagaatcaaataaatcaaatttaataatttttgtttgaatatcaaatttattatttacaatacGATGAAGTAAACCgtgattttttattgttaattttgatgTATGAAACTTTCTGGTATAATCTTATATAAAtagacattttattttaattttttacttcatTCAACTAATGTAagtgaattaataatttaacaagtaatagaatgattttgtttataattatttttaataaaaacatgaatagttcaattttaatgtattttgtaatatacttattttgaataaatagtttaaatattttttaataaaaaaacctacttgtttttttttaattacgtATTTCATAAACacctattttaaatttatctaaaaCTGATTCAAAATTTCCTTCTTAAAAGAAGCAAC
Proteins encoded:
- the LOC106777543 gene encoding deSI-like protein At4g17486 isoform X1 codes for the protein MALSNFQLEGVFTSPSLLSATLCCTKGFKNGWPSVVRLRLRDKSVTPFCIFSKVKSAGNIPGNTPVYLNVYDLTTVNGYMYWAGLGIFHSGVEVYGVEYAFGAHDYPTSGVFEVEPRQCPGFKFRKSVFMGTTNLDPFQIREFMERQSANYNGDTYHLIVKNCNHFCEDICYKLTGTSIPKWVNRLARIGSFCNCILPDALKTSTVEHDPNFQGCDSEKRRLRTAFSCLSSISMPHKEVSMSSLFMHSHYKGCLPPWELKKSKKGRLKQKLEDQFTSQ
- the LOC106777543 gene encoding deSI-like protein At4g17486 isoform X2, producing the protein MKSGFKNGWPSVVRLRLRDKSVTPFCIFSKVKSAGNIPGNTPVYLNVYDLTTVNGYMYWAGLGIFHSGVEVYGVEYAFGAHDYPTSGVFEVEPRQCPGFKFRKSVFMGTTNLDPFQIREFMERQSANYNGDTYHLIVKNCNHFCEDICYKLTGTSIPKWVNRLARIGSFCNCILPDALKTSTVEHDPNFQGCDSEKRRLRTAFSCLSSISMPHKEVSMSSLFMHSHYKGCLPPWELKKSKKGRLKQKLEDQFTSQ